One Halobacterium wangiae genomic window, GAACGACGTCGTCCCCGTGGCCTCTGGCGGTCTCCACCCGGGCATCGTCGAGCCGCTGCTGGACGCCATCGGGACGGACGTGATGGTGCAGGCCGGCGGCGGTATCCACGGCCACCCGGACGGCACCGCGGCGGGTGCGCGAGCGCTCCGGCAGGCCGTCGACGCCTATCAGGCGGGCATCCCGCTGTCCGACTACGGCCAGGACCACGAGGAACTCGGCGTCGCTCTGGACAAGTGGGGTACGGACACGCCGCGGTAGAACACGCCGCCGTGCTCCGTCGGCCGCCGGTTCTCCGGCGGCGCGGAGCGTGTCAGAGGCACAGCCGGTGTCGAAACACCAGCGCACGAAACACCAACGTCGGGCGGCATTACCTTACTGACTGCGGAACGGCTTACGGCACGACCGATTCTATATAAATCTACTGTCCACTTATGTACGTAGTTTTTTGTGTCGGGGACCGTATGGTGGAACGATGCCCTCCCAGGCCGTCGAAGTGGTCGAGTTACTCGCGCGGCGAGCGACGCTGCTGCGACTCCTCAGGCAGGCACCACGCCTGAAGCGCGACATCGCCGAGGAGCTCTCCGTCTCCCGGTCCACCGTCGACCGTGCGGTCCGGAACCTCGAATCCCACAACTACGTGGTTCGCGAGGAGACCGTCTCGCTCACGCTCGAAGGACGACTGGCGCTCGACGCGTTCGAGCGGTTCACGGGGAGTATCGGTGGTCTCGACGACGCGAGCGAGGTCCTCGGACGCCTCCCGGCGGCCGCCTCCCTCGACGTGGCGATGCTCCGCGACGCGACCGTCGTCACTCCCGACCGCGACGCGCCCCAGCGCCCCATCGCCTCGTTCGTCGAGGAGGCCGAACGGGCGACCGCCGTCCGCGGGTTCGGCTCCGCGGTACTCCCGACGGTCGTGTCGGTGTTCCACGACCGCATCGTCTACCACGACGCGGTGTTCGACCTGACGGTGCCGGACGGCGTCCTCGACGAACTGCTCTCGACGCAGGGCGACGTCGTCGACGAGTGCCTCGACGCCGGGGGGCTGACGCTGCGCACCGCGACGAGTGGCCTCGACTACAGTCTCATGATCGTCGAACAGCGCGACCGGACCGTCGCCTGTGCGCTCGTCTACGGCGACAGCGGCCTCGCCGGCGTCGTGAAGAACGACAACGACGACGCCGTGCGGTCTGCCGACTGCGTCTACGAACGCGTCCGCGAGAACGCCAGCGACCTGCCGATCTGAGCGTGTGCCGCCTCCCCACACCTTAAGCCACCGGGGGTCCACGCTCGCGGTATGATTTCGGTCAGGGGGCTGGAGAAACGCTACGGGGACGTGACCGCCGTCGGCGACGTCTCCTTCGAGGTCGCCGAGGGCGAGGTGTTCGGCCTCGTCGGGCCGAACGGCGCCGGCAAGACCTCCACGCTGAAGATGCTCTGTGGACTCGTCGACCCCACCGCGGGAACCGTCGAGGTGAACGGCTACGACGCCGGCGAGACGGAGATGCGGCGCTCGCTGGGCTTCCTCCCCGAGGAGTCGCCGCTGTACGACGAGATGTCCCCGCGGTCGTACCTCCACTTCTTTGCGGACCTCTACGACGTCGACCGCGAAGACGCCGACGACCGCATCGAGGCCGCCCTCGACCGCCTCGACCTGGACGCCCGTGACCGCCCGGTCGGCGACTTCTCGAAGGGGATGAAGCGGAAGGTCGCCATCGCGCGCTCGCTCGTGAACGACCCCGACGTGCTCGTCTACGACGAACCCGCCAGCGGCCTCGACCCACTCACGACGAACACGGTCGTGGAGTTCACCCGCGAACTCGCCGTGAACGGCAAGACCGTGGTGTTCAGTGCCCACGACCTCCACCACGTCGAGAGCGTCTGCGACCGCGTCGCTATCATGCACGAGGGCGAACTCGCGGCGACCGGGACCCTCGACGACATCCAGCACGAGCACGGCCGGGTCGAGTACCGCGTGTTCACCGACATCGACGTCCCCGGCACCGAACCCGCTGGCGACTCCTTCGTCACTACCGTGGACACGATGGCCGACGTGGAGGCACTCCGGGAGTCCGCCCGGGAAGCCGGCGGCCAGGTCGTGGACATCCGCACCGACGAGTCCACGCTCGAGGACGTGTTCCTCGACGTGGCCGGCGCATGAGGGCGCGCAACGTCCTCCGCATCGCGCGCTGGGAGACGACGCGGAGCGCCGGCGACGTGGACCGCCGGACCGCCGTCGCGTTCGTCGTCGTCCTCGTTCTCCTGGCAGCACTCGTGCCCGCGTTGCTCACGTACGGACCGACGCCAGGGACGGGCATCTACCGGGTCGGCGTCGCCGACGACAGCCAGTACCGCGGAGTCGTCGAGTCGAACCCGACGCTGACCGCGGTCGACCCGACGGCCGACGCAGTCGAGAGCGGGCGCGCGGACGTCCTCGTCACCGACCGGGGCGTCGTCTGGGCCGACTCCGCGAAGGGCCGCGCCGCGCTGGCCGCGCTCCGGTCCGCGACCGTCGACTACAACGAACACCTGATGGCGGAGGAACCCAACGAGTTCGCGGCGTTCCCGGTCCTCGTCTCGCTGGACTACGTCGACCAGTCCATCTCCGTCACCGGCGGTGCAACGGACGGCGACCAGCAGACGGCCGGCGGTGGGTCGGACGGTGTCGACGGCGCGGAGCGCGTCGGCGGCGCGAACGGCGACGGAACGAGCGGAGACGCCGGCGAGGGCGGAACGACTGGGGAGACCGACGGTTCGACCGACGTCGCTGCGGGGCCGACAGGCGGACTCGGCGACCTGTTCGGCGAGCGCCAGAGCGGCACGCCCTCCTCGCTGTCGCCGCCGTTCCCGCTCCGGTCGCTGATACTCGCGTTCGCGTTCCTGCTCCCGCTGAACGTCGTCATCCAGGCGTACGGCTCCAGCGTGCTCGCCGAGCGGATCAACCGCCGGGGGGAACCGATGCTCGTCGCGCCGGTCTCCCGGGGTGACGTCGTCGCCGGGAAGACGCTGCCGTACTTCCTCGGTGCGCTCGCGCTCGTCTCCGTCATCGCCGTCGCCGTCGGCGCGGGGCCGCTGGCCGTGCTGGCGATAGCGCCGCTGGCCGCGCTGTTCCTCGCGGCGACGTTCCTCGGGGCGATGCTCGCGCGGTCGTACAAGGAACTCACCTTCGTCACGGTCACCGTCAGCGTCGCGTTCACCGCGTACGCGTTCGTCCCAGCGGTGTTCGCCGAGGTCCACCCCATCGCCGCCATCTCGCCGCTCACGGTCGTCGTGGACAGCATCACCGGTGCTGGCACGTCCCCGGGCGCGCTCGCACTCTCGACGGTGCCGCCCGCGCTCGCCGCGGCAGTGCTGTTCGGTCTCGGAACTGGCGTCTACCGCGAGGAGGACATGTTCACCCAGCTGCCGATCCCCGCGAAGTTCCTCGACGCGCTCGCAGCGCCGCTGACCGCGCGGTGGCGCGTCGGCCTCTGGACCGCGCTGTTCCTCCCGTTCGTCTTCGTCGCGGAGCTGTTCGCCGTCGCCGTGCTGTTCGTCGCGCCCGTCTCGGTGTCGGTGCCGCTGCTGCTGGCCGTCGTCGCCGTCGTCGAGGAGGTGGCCAAGAGCGTCCACGTCTTCGCCGGGTTCGAGCGCTCGCGCTTGTCCCGCACCACGCGAACCGCGCTCGTCGTCGGCGCGGCCTCCGGCGTCGGCTTCTTCCTCGGGGAGAAGCTCCTGCTGCTCGCCCAACTCGTCGGCCTGCCCGGCGTCGAGGCCGCGCAGTACGCGTTCTCCCCTGCAGCGGTCGGCCTCCCGCCGGGGGTGTTGCTGGTCGCACCGCTCGTGCTCCACGTCGTCACCGCGTGCATATCCGCGCTCGGCGCAGCACGCTCCAGGGTGGCGTACGTCGGCGCGTTCGCGGTGGCCGTCGTCGTCCACGTCGCCTACAACCTCGCGGTGGTGAGCGCCCTTGCGTAAACTCGTCCTCGCGAAGCGCACGCTCGGGTCGCTGCGCTCGGAGAAGACCATCGTGCTCGCGCTCGCCATCCAGCT contains:
- a CDS encoding helix-turn-helix transcriptional regulator, whose translation is MPSQAVEVVELLARRATLLRLLRQAPRLKRDIAEELSVSRSTVDRAVRNLESHNYVVREETVSLTLEGRLALDAFERFTGSIGGLDDASEVLGRLPAAASLDVAMLRDATVVTPDRDAPQRPIASFVEEAERATAVRGFGSAVLPTVVSVFHDRIVYHDAVFDLTVPDGVLDELLSTQGDVVDECLDAGGLTLRTATSGLDYSLMIVEQRDRTVACALVYGDSGLAGVVKNDNDDAVRSADCVYERVRENASDLPI
- a CDS encoding ABC transporter ATP-binding protein translates to MISVRGLEKRYGDVTAVGDVSFEVAEGEVFGLVGPNGAGKTSTLKMLCGLVDPTAGTVEVNGYDAGETEMRRSLGFLPEESPLYDEMSPRSYLHFFADLYDVDREDADDRIEAALDRLDLDARDRPVGDFSKGMKRKVAIARSLVNDPDVLVYDEPASGLDPLTTNTVVEFTRELAVNGKTVVFSAHDLHHVESVCDRVAIMHEGELAATGTLDDIQHEHGRVEYRVFTDIDVPGTEPAGDSFVTTVDTMADVEALRESAREAGGQVVDIRTDESTLEDVFLDVAGA
- a CDS encoding ABC transporter permease subunit; translation: MRARNVLRIARWETTRSAGDVDRRTAVAFVVVLVLLAALVPALLTYGPTPGTGIYRVGVADDSQYRGVVESNPTLTAVDPTADAVESGRADVLVTDRGVVWADSAKGRAALAALRSATVDYNEHLMAEEPNEFAAFPVLVSLDYVDQSISVTGGATDGDQQTAGGGSDGVDGAERVGGANGDGTSGDAGEGGTTGETDGSTDVAAGPTGGLGDLFGERQSGTPSSLSPPFPLRSLILAFAFLLPLNVVIQAYGSSVLAERINRRGEPMLVAPVSRGDVVAGKTLPYFLGALALVSVIAVAVGAGPLAVLAIAPLAALFLAATFLGAMLARSYKELTFVTVTVSVAFTAYAFVPAVFAEVHPIAAISPLTVVVDSITGAGTSPGALALSTVPPALAAAVLFGLGTGVYREEDMFTQLPIPAKFLDALAAPLTARWRVGLWTALFLPFVFVAELFAVAVLFVAPVSVSVPLLLAVVAVVEEVAKSVHVFAGFERSRLSRTTRTALVVGAASGVGFFLGEKLLLLAQLVGLPGVEAAQYAFSPAAVGLPPGVLLVAPLVLHVVTACISALGAARSRVAYVGAFAVAVVVHVAYNLAVVSALA